One stretch of Sporocytophaga myxococcoides DSM 11118 DNA includes these proteins:
- a CDS encoding transmembrane 220 family protein, with amino-acid sequence MRKNNLTGMIPSLWGFLFIGFAIVQLNDPDPLVWISIYSFAALICFYSGIKRIHSFILLLFTSLFASGCIYLWPSIYEGIVMPMEHSSNIELARESLGLLICAIAMMNLIFLNYIFMRRLKMAKKRVH; translated from the coding sequence ATGAGAAAGAACAATTTAACAGGGATGATCCCTTCATTATGGGGATTCCTATTCATCGGTTTTGCCATTGTTCAGTTAAATGATCCGGATCCTTTGGTATGGATTTCAATTTACTCATTTGCAGCTTTGATATGTTTCTATTCTGGGATAAAGAGGATTCATTCATTTATACTGTTGTTATTCACATCGTTATTTGCTTCCGGATGTATTTATTTATGGCCTTCAATCTATGAGGGCATAGTGATGCCAATGGAACATAGCTCCAATATTGAATTGGCAAGAGAGTCTCTGGGTCTTCTTATTTGTGCGATCGCCATGATGAACCTCATATTTCTCAACTATATTTTTATGAGGAGATTAAAAATGGCTAAAAAAAGAGTTCACTAA
- a CDS encoding DUF72 domain-containing protein, producing MSEKKGKIYVGTSGWHYKHWIGKFYPEKTASKDLLDYYDSFFDTLELNNSFYRLPSSEQFSNWYKITPKGFLFSIKASRYITHIKRLNMPSEGIKKLIDSISPLKEKLGPILFQLPPNMKLNIQRLEEFIGFLPSGFRYTFEFRHPSWYTEDVYKLLKKNNCAFCIYELNHHMSPVISTADFVYIRLHGPEEKYSGDYSKKQLNEWAESCKNWLDEGKDVYIYFDNDQNAYAPFNALYLKETLQKGKKKHSKPNYTRA from the coding sequence ATGTCGGAAAAAAAAGGGAAAATTTATGTGGGTACTTCTGGCTGGCATTATAAGCACTGGATAGGAAAATTTTACCCGGAAAAAACTGCATCTAAAGATTTGTTAGATTATTATGATAGCTTTTTTGATACCCTGGAATTGAATAATTCCTTTTACAGACTTCCTTCATCAGAACAATTTTCAAATTGGTATAAAATTACACCAAAGGGTTTTTTATTCAGTATTAAGGCTAGCAGATATATTACACATATTAAACGCCTCAATATGCCCTCAGAAGGGATAAAAAAGCTTATTGACAGCATTTCACCTCTGAAAGAAAAACTTGGACCTATTCTATTTCAACTCCCTCCGAATATGAAATTGAATATTCAAAGGTTAGAAGAATTCATTGGTTTTCTTCCTTCAGGGTTCAGATATACGTTTGAGTTCCGCCACCCCTCCTGGTATACTGAGGATGTATATAAGCTATTAAAAAAGAACAACTGTGCTTTTTGTATTTATGAACTAAATCATCATATGTCACCCGTAATTTCAACGGCTGATTTTGTGTATATAAGATTACACGGACCGGAAGAAAAATATTCAGGAGATTATTCCAAAAAGCAACTTAATGAATGGGCAGAAAGCTGTAAAAACTGGTTGGACGAGGGTAAAGATGTATATATATACTTTGATAATGATCAGAATGCTTATGCTCCCTTTAATGCCCTTTATCTGAAAGAAACATTACAGAAAGGGAAAAAGAAACATTCAAAACCAAATTACACCAGAGCATAA
- the glgP gene encoding alpha-glucan family phosphorylase yields MHGTFLNKLHTYDINPKFSKRAAYFSMEFAVDQSLKIYSGGLGFLAGSHLRSAYDLKQNLIGIGILWKYGYYDQVWNQDHYMEAKFVKKEYSFLEDTGIIFPITIHDTKVNVKAYFLPPDQFGTAPLFLLSTDIPENDYISRTITHKLYDSNLAAKIAQSIVLGVGGAKLLDIIGAEPEVYHMNEGHALPLVFYLYSKYRSEEAVRNRMVFTTHTPELAGNEEHSLALLEEMSFLHCIPLDEVKRIAKISGDTLNYTLTALRLSKIANGVSEIHSKVSQSMWQGNEGVCPIIHITNAQNRKFWKDKILDEALNTNNDELLVKRKKELKQELFKEVADQTGKIFDPNVLTLVWARRFAGYKRAQLLLHNYEKFLGLISRKHEPIQVIWAGKPYPEDKLGIDIFNYINHTVEKFDRCAILTGHEMKLSAMLKKGSDVWLNNPIPPREASGTSGMTASMNASINFSIPDGWFPEFAKHGINSFVINSQQTDSWVQRDDQDNKELLRVLEDEIIPTYYRDPNRWTTIMKQAMCDVYPQFDSDRMATEYYQKLYHA; encoded by the coding sequence ATGCATGGGACTTTTCTAAATAAACTTCATACTTATGATATCAACCCTAAATTCAGCAAAAGGGCTGCTTATTTCTCAATGGAGTTTGCTGTTGATCAATCACTGAAAATATATTCAGGAGGACTGGGTTTTCTTGCCGGGTCACATTTAAGAAGTGCTTATGATCTTAAGCAAAACCTGATTGGAATTGGTATTTTATGGAAATACGGATATTATGATCAGGTTTGGAATCAGGATCATTATATGGAAGCTAAATTTGTGAAAAAGGAATATTCCTTTCTGGAAGATACCGGAATAATATTTCCGATCACAATTCATGATACTAAAGTAAATGTGAAAGCATATTTCCTTCCTCCTGATCAGTTCGGTACTGCACCATTATTTTTACTTTCTACTGACATCCCTGAAAACGATTATATATCGAGGACCATTACTCATAAACTATATGATTCCAACCTTGCCGCCAAGATTGCACAGTCAATCGTGTTGGGTGTAGGTGGGGCCAAGCTTCTCGATATTATCGGAGCTGAACCAGAAGTTTATCATATGAATGAAGGTCATGCACTGCCATTGGTATTTTACCTTTATTCCAAATATAGAAGCGAAGAGGCTGTCAGAAACCGTATGGTATTTACAACACATACACCTGAACTTGCAGGTAATGAGGAGCATTCGCTGGCCCTGCTTGAAGAAATGAGCTTTCTACATTGCATACCTCTAGATGAAGTGAAAAGAATTGCCAAAATTAGTGGAGATACATTGAACTATACCCTTACGGCATTAAGATTATCCAAAATCGCTAACGGCGTTTCCGAGATACATTCTAAAGTATCTCAATCTATGTGGCAGGGAAATGAAGGTGTATGCCCGATCATCCATATAACCAATGCCCAAAACAGGAAATTCTGGAAAGACAAGATACTTGATGAGGCATTAAACACTAATAACGATGAATTACTGGTAAAGCGAAAGAAAGAGTTAAAGCAAGAGTTATTTAAAGAAGTTGCGGATCAGACCGGAAAGATTTTTGACCCGAATGTACTTACTCTTGTATGGGCAAGGAGATTTGCCGGATATAAAAGAGCACAGCTCTTGCTCCATAACTATGAAAAGTTCCTTGGACTCATAAGCAGGAAGCATGAACCTATTCAGGTAATATGGGCAGGAAAGCCATATCCCGAGGATAAGCTAGGAATTGATATATTTAATTATATCAATCATACAGTAGAGAAATTTGATCGTTGTGCAATTCTTACAGGCCATGAAATGAAACTTTCTGCCATGTTAAAAAAAGGATCTGACGTATGGCTTAACAATCCTATTCCACCAAGAGAGGCATCAGGGACAAGTGGCATGACAGCGTCAATGAATGCATCCATTAACTTTTCTATTCCTGATGGTTGGTTCCCTGAATTTGCAAAACATGGAATAAACAGCTTTGTAATCAACTCTCAGCAAACCGATTCCTGGGTTCAAAGAGATGATCAGGATAATAAAGAATTACTCAGAGTATTGGAAGACGAAATTATTCCTACCTACTATAGAGATCCAAACAGATGGACAACAATAATGAAACAAGCTATGTGTGATGTATATCCCCAGTTTGATTCAGACAGAATGGCTACCGAATATTATCAGAAACTTTATCACGCTTAG
- a CDS encoding TspO/MBR family protein → MDKLLNQLRYIKAGAICMFFALCSNLFKGDALVSWYAQLRLPSFTLPILYFFAMGFIFYIICGILLYKLFSEENNKNETVFLITLVVIMMAYYTIWDLVFFGLKSPMAGFFAYIPFTLFVFYIFYRFARLYPIISIVFLPFIGWLGYAFFWLISLWTLN, encoded by the coding sequence ATGGATAAATTGTTAAATCAGCTTCGATATATTAAAGCTGGAGCTATATGTATGTTCTTTGCATTATGTAGTAACCTTTTCAAAGGCGATGCTCTTGTCAGTTGGTATGCTCAGCTCAGGTTGCCTTCATTTACCTTACCCATTTTATATTTCTTTGCCATGGGATTTATCTTCTACATCATCTGTGGAATATTGCTCTACAAGCTTTTCTCAGAAGAGAATAATAAAAATGAAACGGTTTTTCTGATCACTCTGGTTGTCATTATGATGGCTTACTATACCATTTGGGATCTCGTATTTTTTGGTTTAAAAAGCCCCATGGCTGGCTTTTTTGCTTATATACCATTCACCTTATTTGTGTTTTATATCTTTTACAGATTCGCAAGATTATATCCGATTATATCAATTGTTTTTCTGCCATTTATTGGATGGCTTGGCTATGCATTCTTTTGGCTTATCAGCTTGTGGACTTTAAACTAA